The region CCCGATGATGCTTACTGTGGTAAGTGATTCGGGTAAGTGAGCGTAGCCAACGCAGGGGCAGTTTCAAGTATGACGGGTATCGCTTTCACTTCTATTTTTAGCGTCAAAAGGGGTTAACGTGAAACTGGATGAAATCGCGCGTCTCGCGGGCGTTTCGCGCACCACGGCCAGTTATGTCATCAACGGCAAAGCGAAGCAGTATCGTGTCAGCGATAAAACCGTCGAAAAAGTGATGGCCGTGGTCAGGGAGCATAACTATCACCCGAATGCCGTCGCGGCAGGGTTACGTGCCGGACGAACGCGTTCTATCGGCCTGGTGATACCGGATCTGGAAAACACCAGCTACACCCGCATCGCCAACTACCTGGAACGTCAGGCACGTCAGCGCGGTTACCAGCTATTGATTGCCTGTTCGGAAGATCAGCCGGATAACGAAATGCGCTGTATCGAACACCTGTTGCAACGCCAGGTCGACGCCATTATCGTTTCCACGGCTTTGCCGCCGGAACATCCGTTCTATCAACGCTGGGCCAAGGATCCTTTGCCGATTATCGCTCTGGACCGGGCGCTGGATCGCGAGCATTTCATCAGCGTGGTGGGGGCCGATCAAGAGGATTCCTTCGCGCTGGCGCAGGAACTTCGCACTTTTCCGGCGGAGTCGGTGCTGTATCTGGGGGCGTTGCCGGA is a window of Serratia plymuthica DNA encoding:
- the cra gene encoding catabolite repressor/activator; protein product: MKLDEIARLAGVSRTTASYVINGKAKQYRVSDKTVEKVMAVVREHNYHPNAVAAGLRAGRTRSIGLVIPDLENTSYTRIANYLERQARQRGYQLLIACSEDQPDNEMRCIEHLLQRQVDAIIVSTALPPEHPFYQRWAKDPLPIIALDRALDREHFISVVGADQEDSFALAQELRTFPAESVLYLGALPELSVSFLREQGFRQAWEGDERPVDYLYANSYEREAAGVLFAEWLKTHPMPQALFTTSFSLLQGVMDVTLKQRGRLPTDLAIATFGDHELLDFLECPVLAVAQRHRDVAERVLELVLASLDEPRKPKPGLTRIRRNLFRRGSLSRK